The proteins below are encoded in one region of Pseudomonas putida NBRC 14164:
- a CDS encoding DNA translocase FtsK: MKKSTATPAPLPVPLWRQQLHYRLKEGALIAIGALCLYLWMALLTYDTSDPGFSHTSNVDQVQNAAGRAGAYFADILFMVLGYFAYIFPLLLAVKTWQIFRERHQPWDWSGWLFSWRLIGLVFLVLSGAALAHIHFHPPASMPFSAGGALGESLGELARNLLNVQGSTLMFIALFLFGLTVFTDLSWFKVMDLTGKITLDLFELVQGAANRWWEARNERKRLEAQLREDEPVFKAPPTAADKREPAKPALRERIFKREEAPAQPVVQREPTLAREPVVPREPVVAREALVPREQPAGPTIVPPAAAKAPEPSKRVMKEKQAPLFVDSAIEGTLPSISILDPAEQKKIEYSPESLASVGQLLEIKLKEFGVEVAVDSIHPGPVITRYEIQPAAGVKVSRIANLAKDLARSLAVTSVRVVEVIPGKTTVGIEIPNENRQMVRFSEVLATPQFDEQKSPVTLALGHDIGGKPVITDLAKMPHLLVAGTTGSGKSVGVNAMILSILFKSGPEDARLIMIDPKMLELSIYEGIPHLLCPVVTDMKDAANALRWSVAEMERRYKLMAAMGVRNLGGFNRKIKDAEEAGEVIHDPLFRRESMDDVPPALKTLPTIVVVVDEFADMMMIVGKKVEELIARIAQKARAAGIHLILATQRPSVDVITGLIKANIPTRMAFQVSSKIDSRTIIDQGGAEQLLGHGDMLYMPPGTSLPIRVHGAFVSDDEVHRVVEAWKLRGAPDYNDDILNGVEEAGSGFEGGGGGGDGDDSESDALYDEAVQFVLESRRASISAVQRKLKIGYNRAARMIEAMEMAGVVTPMNSNGSREVIAPGGPRD; encoded by the coding sequence TTGAAGAAATCCACCGCAACCCCAGCTCCTCTGCCTGTGCCCCTGTGGCGGCAGCAGCTGCATTACCGCCTCAAGGAAGGTGCGTTGATCGCGATCGGCGCCCTGTGCCTGTACCTGTGGATGGCGCTGCTGACCTACGACACCTCCGACCCGGGCTTCAGCCACACCAGCAACGTCGACCAGGTGCAGAACGCCGCCGGGCGGGCCGGTGCCTACTTCGCCGACATCCTGTTCATGGTGCTGGGTTACTTCGCCTACATCTTCCCGCTGTTGCTGGCGGTCAAGACCTGGCAGATCTTCCGTGAGCGCCATCAGCCTTGGGACTGGAGCGGCTGGCTGTTCTCCTGGCGATTGATCGGCCTGGTGTTCCTGGTGCTGTCCGGTGCAGCGCTGGCGCATATCCACTTCCATCCGCCGGCGAGCATGCCGTTTTCCGCGGGTGGCGCGCTGGGCGAGAGCCTTGGCGAGCTGGCGCGCAACCTGCTGAACGTGCAGGGCAGTACGCTGATGTTCATTGCCCTGTTCCTGTTCGGCCTGACCGTGTTCACCGATTTGTCGTGGTTCAAGGTGATGGACCTGACCGGCAAGATCACCCTCGACCTGTTCGAGTTGGTGCAGGGCGCCGCCAACCGCTGGTGGGAGGCGCGCAATGAGCGCAAACGCCTGGAGGCGCAGCTGCGTGAGGACGAGCCAGTCTTCAAGGCACCGCCGACGGCCGCCGACAAGCGCGAGCCTGCCAAGCCGGCGTTGCGCGAGCGTATCTTCAAGCGTGAAGAAGCGCCCGCCCAGCCTGTTGTGCAGCGCGAACCGACCCTTGCTCGTGAGCCCGTGGTGCCGCGCGAGCCGGTAGTGGCGCGTGAAGCCCTGGTGCCCCGCGAGCAGCCTGCGGGCCCGACCATCGTGCCACCGGCAGCGGCCAAGGCGCCTGAGCCGAGCAAGCGCGTGATGAAAGAGAAGCAGGCGCCGCTCTTCGTCGACAGCGCCATCGAAGGCACCCTGCCGTCGATCTCCATTCTCGACCCGGCAGAGCAGAAAAAGATCGAGTACTCGCCAGAATCCCTGGCCAGTGTCGGCCAGTTGCTGGAAATCAAGCTCAAGGAATTCGGCGTGGAAGTGGCGGTGGACTCGATCCACCCCGGCCCGGTGATTACCCGCTATGAAATTCAGCCGGCCGCTGGGGTGAAAGTCAGCCGCATCGCCAACCTGGCCAAGGACCTGGCGCGTTCGCTGGCTGTGACCAGCGTGCGGGTGGTGGAGGTCATTCCTGGCAAGACCACCGTGGGTATCGAGATCCCCAACGAAAACCGGCAGATGGTGCGCTTCTCCGAAGTGCTGGCCACGCCCCAGTTCGACGAGCAGAAATCGCCGGTCACCCTGGCCCTGGGCCACGACATCGGCGGCAAGCCGGTCATCACCGACCTGGCCAAGATGCCGCACCTGCTGGTGGCTGGTACCACCGGCTCCGGTAAATCGGTGGGTGTGAACGCGATGATCCTGTCGATCCTGTTCAAATCCGGCCCGGAAGACGCCCGGTTGATCATGATCGACCCGAAAATGCTCGAACTGTCGATCTACGAAGGCATCCCGCATTTGCTGTGCCCGGTGGTCACCGACATGAAGGACGCCGCCAACGCCCTGCGCTGGAGCGTGGCCGAGATGGAGCGGCGCTACAAGCTCATGGCGGCCATGGGCGTGCGTAACCTGGGCGGCTTCAACCGCAAGATCAAGGATGCCGAGGAAGCCGGCGAGGTCATCCATGACCCGCTGTTCCGCCGCGAGAGCATGGACGACGTGCCGCCTGCGCTGAAAACCCTGCCGACCATCGTGGTGGTGGTCGACGAATTCGCCGACATGATGATGATCGTCGGCAAGAAGGTCGAAGAGCTGATTGCCCGTATCGCCCAGAAAGCGCGGGCGGCCGGTATCCACCTGATTCTTGCCACCCAGCGCCCGTCGGTGGACGTGATCACCGGCCTGATCAAGGCCAACATCCCGACCCGCATGGCGTTCCAGGTGTCGAGCAAGATCGACTCGCGCACCATCATCGACCAAGGTGGCGCCGAGCAGCTGCTGGGCCACGGTGACATGCTGTACATGCCGCCGGGTACCAGCCTGCCGATCCGCGTGCACGGTGCGTTCGTCTCCGACGACGAAGTGCACCGCGTAGTGGAAGCGTGGAAGCTGCGCGGCGCGCCGGACTACAACGACGACATCCTCAACGGCGTGGAAGAGGCCGGCAGCGGCTTTGAAGGCGGCGGCGGTGGTGGCGATGGCGATGATTCGGAAAGCGACGCCCTGTATGATGAGGCCGTGCAATTCGTGCTGGAAAGCCGCCGTGCGTCGATCTCGGCCGTGCAACGCAAGCTGAAGATTGGTTACAACCGCGCCGCCCGCATGATCGAAGCCATGGAAATGGCTGGCGTGGTCACCCCGATGAACAGCAACGGCTCGCGGGAAGTGATTGCCCCGGGCGGCCCGCGCGACTGA
- the lolA gene encoding outer membrane lipoprotein chaperone LolA: MRAIRMLLVSALALGSVSAFAGEQDVQRLTQLLEKSQTIEANFSQLTLGADGTSLQETAGQMIVKRPGLFYWHTNAPQEQVVVSDGKMVTLWDPDLEQATVKKLDVRLNQTPALLLSGDVSKISQSFDIASKEQGEVMDFTLKPKTKDTLFDSLRVSFRKGLINDMQLVDSVGQRTNILFNGVKANQAVPDSKFKFDIPKGADVIKE; this comes from the coding sequence ATGCGCGCGATTCGCATGCTGTTGGTTTCTGCCCTTGCTCTGGGCAGCGTTTCGGCTTTTGCCGGTGAGCAAGATGTACAACGCCTGACCCAGCTGCTGGAGAAGTCGCAGACCATCGAGGCCAACTTTTCCCAGCTGACCTTGGGGGCCGACGGCACCAGCCTGCAGGAGACTGCTGGCCAGATGATCGTCAAGCGCCCGGGCCTGTTCTACTGGCACACCAATGCGCCACAGGAGCAGGTGGTGGTGTCTGATGGCAAGATGGTTACCCTGTGGGACCCGGACCTGGAACAGGCTACCGTCAAGAAGCTCGACGTGCGCCTGAACCAGACCCCGGCACTGCTACTGTCCGGCGACGTGTCGAAAATCAGCCAGAGTTTCGACATCGCCTCGAAAGAGCAGGGCGAAGTCATGGACTTCACCCTCAAGCCGAAGACCAAGGACACCCTGTTCGACTCGCTGCGCGTGTCGTTCCGCAAGGGCCTGATCAATGACATGCAACTGGTCGACAGCGTCGGCCAGCGTACCAACATCCTGTTCAATGGCGTCAAGGCCAACCAGGCGGTGCCGGACAGCAAGTTCAAGTTCGACATCCCCAAAGGTGCTGACGTGATCAAGGAGTAA
- a CDS encoding replication-associated recombination protein A codes for MDLFRSEPVAQPLAARLRPSSLDEYVGQEHLLARGKPLREALEQGALHSMIFWGPPGVGKTTLARLLAQFCDAHFETVSAVLAGVKEIRQAVEVAKQQAGQYGRRTILFVDEVHRFNKSQQDAFLPYVEDGTLLFIGATTENPSFELNNALLSRARVYVLKSLDEAALRKLVNRALTEERGLGKRNLRVGDDAFKMLMAAADGDGRRMLNFLENASDLAEDGSEIDVEMLQSLLGDSRRRFDKGGEAFYDQISALHKSVRGSNPDGALYWFARMLDGGCDPLYIARRVVRMASEDIGNADPRALSLCLAAWDVQERLGSPEGELAVAQAITYLACAPKSNAVYMGFKTALREAAEHGSLEVPLHLRNAPTKLMKQLGYGDEYRYAHDEPDAYAAGEDYFPDELEPRQYYQPVPRGLELKIGEKLRHLADLDRNSPRQRRKP; via the coding sequence ATGGACCTGTTTCGAAGCGAGCCTGTCGCCCAGCCCCTGGCCGCCCGCCTGCGCCCGTCCAGCCTGGACGAATACGTCGGCCAGGAGCACCTGCTGGCACGCGGCAAACCGCTGCGTGAGGCGCTGGAGCAGGGTGCGCTGCACTCGATGATCTTCTGGGGGCCGCCTGGGGTGGGCAAGACCACCCTGGCGCGGCTGCTGGCGCAGTTCTGCGATGCGCACTTCGAGACGGTGTCGGCGGTACTGGCCGGTGTCAAAGAGATTCGCCAGGCGGTCGAGGTGGCCAAGCAGCAGGCCGGCCAGTATGGCCGGCGCACCATCCTGTTCGTCGACGAAGTGCACCGCTTCAACAAGTCGCAGCAGGATGCCTTTTTGCCCTATGTGGAAGACGGCACCCTGCTGTTCATCGGCGCCACCACCGAGAACCCGTCGTTCGAGCTGAACAACGCGCTGCTGTCGCGGGCGCGGGTGTATGTGCTCAAGAGCCTGGACGAGGCGGCCTTGCGCAAGCTGGTCAACCGTGCGCTGACCGAAGAGCGTGGCCTGGGCAAGCGCAACCTGCGGGTGGGCGACGACGCCTTCAAGATGCTGATGGCCGCCGCCGACGGTGATGGCCGGCGCATGCTCAACTTCCTTGAGAACGCCTCGGACCTGGCGGAAGACGGCAGCGAAATCGACGTCGAGATGCTGCAGAGCCTGCTGGGTGACAGCCGTCGCCGCTTCGACAAGGGCGGCGAGGCGTTCTACGACCAGATTTCCGCGCTGCACAAGTCGGTGCGCGGCTCCAACCCCGATGGCGCCCTGTACTGGTTTGCCCGCATGCTCGACGGCGGTTGCGACCCGCTGTACATCGCCCGCCGCGTGGTGCGCATGGCCAGCGAGGACATCGGCAACGCCGACCCGCGCGCGCTCAGCCTGTGCCTGGCCGCCTGGGACGTGCAGGAGCGCCTGGGCAGCCCCGAGGGCGAGCTGGCGGTGGCGCAGGCCATCACCTACCTGGCCTGTGCGCCGAAGAGCAACGCGGTGTACATGGGCTTCAAGACCGCCCTGCGCGAAGCGGCCGAGCATGGCTCGCTGGAAGTGCCGTTGCACCTGCGCAACGCCCCGACCAAGCTGATGAAACAACTGGGCTATGGCGACGAGTACCGTTATGCCCACGATGAACCCGATGCCTACGCCGCCGGTGAAGATTACTTCCCCGATGAGCTGGAGCCACGCCAGTACTACCAACCGGTGCCCCGTGGCCTGGAACTGAAGATTGGCGAGAAGCTGCGCCACCTGGCCGACCTCGATCGCAACAGCCCCCGCCAGCGGAGAAAGCCGTGA
- the crcB gene encoding fluoride efflux transporter CrcB: MIALIAAVSAGGIVGTLLRFATANWVAAHWPRHFYAGTLAVNLVGCLLIGLLYGLFLHKPLAPVELRAGLIVGFLGGLTTFSSFSLDTVRLMESGQVPLALGYTSISVVGGLLATWAGLSLTRF, translated from the coding sequence GTGATTGCACTCATTGCCGCCGTCAGCGCGGGCGGTATCGTCGGCACCTTGTTGCGCTTTGCTACCGCCAACTGGGTAGCGGCCCACTGGCCACGGCACTTCTATGCCGGTACGCTGGCGGTCAACCTGGTTGGCTGCCTGCTGATCGGCCTGCTCTATGGCTTGTTCTTGCACAAGCCGCTGGCGCCGGTCGAGCTGCGCGCTGGCTTGATTGTCGGCTTCCTCGGAGGCCTTACAACCTTTTCCTCTTTCTCGCTCGATACCGTGCGCCTTATGGAAAGCGGGCAAGTGCCCCTTGCCTTGGGCTATACCAGTATCAGCGTGGTGGGCGGGCTGCTCGCGACCTGGGCCGGCCTGTCTTTGACCCGATTCTGA
- the serS gene encoding serine--tRNA ligase gives MLDSKLLRGQLQEVAQRLASRGYILDVARIESLEERRKAVQTRTEQLQAERNARSKSIGQAKAKGEDIAPLMADVERMANELAAGKTELDGIQAELDGILLTIPNLPDASVPVGASEDDNVEVRRWGTPTAFDFAIKDHVALGEVSGGLDFEAAAKLSGARFAVLRGPIARLHRALAQFMINLHTGEHGYEEHYTPYLVQAPALQGTGQLPKFEEDLFKITREGEADFYLIPTAEVSLTNLVAGEILDAKQLPLKLVAHTPCFRSEAGASGRDTRGMIRQHQFDKVEMVQVVEPAKSMEALEGLTANAERVLQLLELPYRVLALCTGDMGFGAVKTYDLEVWVPSQDKYREISSCSNCGDFQARRMQARWRNPETGKPELVHTLNGSGLAVGRTLVAVLENYQQADGSIRVPDVLKPYMGGVEVIR, from the coding sequence ATGCTCGATTCCAAACTGTTACGCGGCCAACTTCAGGAAGTGGCGCAACGCCTGGCCTCCCGTGGCTATATCCTGGATGTCGCGCGCATCGAATCACTGGAAGAGCGCCGCAAGGCGGTGCAGACCCGCACCGAGCAGCTGCAGGCTGAGCGTAACGCTCGTTCCAAGTCTATCGGCCAGGCCAAGGCCAAGGGCGAAGACATCGCGCCACTGATGGCCGACGTCGAGCGCATGGCCAACGAACTGGCGGCCGGCAAGACTGAGCTGGACGGCATTCAGGCCGAACTGGACGGTATCCTGCTGACCATCCCCAACCTGCCGGACGCCAGCGTACCGGTCGGTGCCAGCGAAGACGACAACGTCGAAGTGCGCCGTTGGGGTACGCCGACCGCCTTTGACTTCGCAATCAAGGACCACGTCGCCCTCGGTGAAGTCAGCGGTGGCCTGGACTTCGAGGCCGCAGCCAAGCTGTCTGGCGCCCGCTTTGCCGTGCTGCGTGGCCCGATTGCCCGCCTGCACCGCGCCCTGGCGCAGTTCATGATCAACCTGCACACCGGCGAGCACGGCTACGAGGAGCACTACACCCCGTACCTGGTGCAAGCGCCTGCCTTGCAGGGCACTGGCCAGCTGCCGAAGTTCGAGGAAGACCTGTTCAAGATCACCCGCGAAGGTGAAGCTGACTTCTACCTGATTCCGACTGCCGAAGTGTCGCTGACCAACCTGGTAGCGGGTGAAATCCTCGACGCCAAGCAGCTGCCGCTGAAACTGGTTGCCCACACCCCTTGCTTCCGCAGTGAAGCCGGTGCTTCTGGCCGTGACACCCGCGGCATGATCCGCCAGCACCAGTTTGACAAGGTCGAGATGGTGCAGGTGGTGGAGCCGGCCAAGTCGATGGAAGCCCTGGAAGGCTTGACCGCCAACGCCGAGCGCGTGCTGCAGCTGCTGGAGCTGCCGTACCGCGTGCTGGCCCTGTGCACCGGCGACATGGGCTTTGGCGCCGTTAAAACCTACGACCTGGAAGTGTGGGTACCGAGCCAGGACAAGTACCGCGAAATCAGCTCGTGCTCCAACTGTGGCGACTTCCAGGCACGCCGCATGCAGGCCCGCTGGCGCAACCCGGAAACCGGCAAGCCAGAGCTGGTGCACACCCTCAACGGCTCCGGCCTGGCCGTAGGCCGTACCTTGGTTGCCGTGCTGGAAAACTACCAGCAGGCTGACGGCTCGATCCGTGTGCCAGACGTGCTGAAGCCGTACATGGGCGGCGTCGAGGTCATCCGCTAA
- the cysG gene encoding siroheme synthase CysG: MDYLPLFHKLQGGRVLVVGGGEIALRKARLLADAGSELRVVAPDVDGELAALAREGGGEVLVRGYQAADLVGCRLVIAATDDPGLNAQVSADAQALSLPVNVVDAPALCTVIFPAIVDRSPLVIAVSSGGDAPVLARLIRAKLEAWIPSAYGELAGLAARFRHKVKTLYPDVNQRRGFWETVFQGPIAERQLAGQGAEAERLLQAMVDGAPVQQGGEVYLVGAGPGDPDLLTFRALRLMQQADVVLYDRLVAPAIIEMCRRDAERIYVGKRRADHSVPQDQINRLLVDLAKQGKRVLRLKGGDPFIFGRGGEEIEELAEHGIPFQVVPGITAASGCSAYGGIPLTHRDYAQSVRFVTGHLKDGTSNLPWNDLVAPAQTLVFYMGLVGLPTICAELIRHGRAASTPAALVQQGTTRNQRVFTGTLADLPELVARHEVHAPTLVIVGEVVQLRDKLAWFEGSQNS, from the coding sequence ATGGATTACCTGCCGCTGTTCCACAAGCTGCAGGGCGGCCGCGTGCTGGTCGTCGGTGGCGGTGAGATCGCCTTGCGCAAGGCGCGCCTGCTGGCGGATGCCGGTAGCGAGCTGCGCGTGGTGGCGCCGGATGTCGACGGCGAGTTGGCTGCGTTGGCCCGGGAAGGTGGCGGTGAGGTGCTGGTGCGTGGCTATCAGGCAGCCGACCTGGTCGGTTGCCGGCTGGTGATCGCGGCTACCGACGACCCTGGGCTGAATGCCCAGGTGTCGGCGGATGCCCAGGCACTCAGCCTGCCAGTCAACGTGGTGGATGCCCCGGCCCTGTGCACGGTGATCTTCCCGGCGATTGTCGACCGTTCACCGCTGGTGATTGCGGTATCCAGTGGCGGTGACGCCCCGGTGTTGGCGCGTTTGATCCGCGCCAAGCTGGAGGCCTGGATTCCGTCGGCCTATGGTGAGCTGGCCGGGCTGGCTGCGCGTTTCCGGCACAAGGTCAAAACCTTGTACCCGGACGTCAACCAGCGTCGCGGCTTCTGGGAAACCGTGTTCCAGGGGCCGATTGCCGAGCGCCAGCTGGCCGGGCAGGGCGCTGAGGCCGAACGCCTGTTACAGGCGATGGTCGATGGCGCGCCGGTGCAGCAGGGTGGTGAGGTGTACCTGGTAGGTGCGGGCCCGGGCGATCCGGACTTGCTCACCTTCCGTGCCTTGCGCCTGATGCAGCAGGCCGACGTGGTGCTGTACGACCGCCTGGTGGCACCTGCAATCATCGAGATGTGCCGCCGTGATGCCGAGCGCATCTACGTGGGCAAGCGCCGCGCCGATCATTCCGTGCCGCAGGACCAGATCAACCGCCTGCTGGTCGATCTGGCCAAGCAGGGCAAGCGTGTACTGCGACTGAAGGGTGGCGACCCGTTCATCTTCGGCCGGGGTGGCGAAGAGATCGAAGAGCTGGCCGAGCATGGCATCCCTTTCCAGGTAGTGCCGGGCATTACGGCGGCCAGTGGCTGCTCCGCTTATGGCGGCATACCGCTGACTCACCGCGACTACGCCCAGTCGGTGCGCTTCGTCACCGGGCACCTGAAGGATGGCACCAGCAACCTGCCGTGGAATGACCTGGTGGCGCCGGCGCAGACCTTGGTGTTCTACATGGGGTTGGTCGGTTTGCCGACCATCTGTGCCGAGCTGATTCGCCATGGGCGGGCGGCAAGTACCCCGGCGGCGTTGGTGCAGCAGGGGACTACGCGTAACCAGCGGGTGTTTACCGGTACTTTGGCGGACTTGCCAGAGCTGGTGGCCCGGCATGAAGTGCATGCGCCGACCCTGGTGATTGTGGGGGAAGTGGTGCAGTTGCGTGACAAGCTGGCCTGGTTCGAAGGTTCGCAGAACAGCTGA
- a CDS encoding glutathione S-transferase family protein, which produces MGLLIDGRWHDQWYENGKDGTFKRENAQRRNQLPAPEAGRYHLYVSLACPWAHRTLILRALKGLEPLIDVSVVSWLMQDNGWTFDQQQGSSGDHLDGLQYLHQRYTQDDPHYTGRVTVPVLWDKQEKRIVNNESSEIIRIFNSAFNELTGNMLDLYPEPLRPTIEALNERIYPAVNNGVYRAGFATTQDAYEAAFDDVFNELDHLEDVLSRNRYLAGEYLTEADVRLFTTLVRFDAVYHGHFKCNLRRLSDYHNLSNWLRELYQWPGVAGTVDMEHIQKHYYMSHKTINPTGIVPKGPLQDFGLPHDREKLVGKGIWQA; this is translated from the coding sequence ATGGGCCTTTTGATCGACGGCCGCTGGCACGACCAGTGGTATGAAAACGGCAAGGACGGTACGTTCAAACGCGAAAACGCTCAGCGCCGCAATCAGCTGCCCGCCCCGGAGGCTGGCCGTTACCACCTTTACGTCTCGCTGGCCTGCCCATGGGCCCACCGCACCCTGATCTTGCGTGCCCTGAAAGGCCTTGAGCCACTGATCGATGTGTCGGTGGTCAGCTGGTTGATGCAAGACAATGGCTGGACCTTCGACCAGCAGCAAGGGTCCAGCGGTGACCACCTTGACGGCCTGCAGTACCTGCACCAGCGCTATACCCAGGATGACCCGCATTACACCGGCCGCGTCACCGTGCCCGTGTTGTGGGACAAGCAAGAGAAACGCATCGTCAACAACGAGTCGTCGGAGATCATCCGTATCTTCAACAGCGCGTTCAACGAGCTGACCGGCAATATGCTGGACCTCTACCCCGAGCCACTGCGGCCGACCATCGAGGCATTGAACGAGCGCATTTACCCGGCGGTGAACAATGGCGTGTACCGCGCAGGCTTTGCCACCACGCAAGACGCCTACGAGGCAGCCTTCGACGACGTGTTCAACGAGCTGGATCATCTGGAAGACGTGCTGAGCCGTAACCGCTACCTGGCCGGTGAGTACCTGACCGAGGCCGATGTACGCCTGTTTACCACGCTGGTGCGCTTCGATGCGGTGTACCACGGGCACTTCAAGTGCAACCTGCGCCGCCTGAGTGACTATCACAACCTGTCGAACTGGCTGCGTGAGCTGTACCAGTGGCCAGGGGTGGCGGGGACGGTGGATATGGAGCATATCCAGAAGCACTATTACATGAGCCACAAGACCATCAACCCGACCGGGATCGTGCCTAAGGGGCCGTTGCAGGACTTTGGCTTGCCGCATGATCGAGAGAAGTTGGTGGGGAAAGGGATCTGGCAGGCTTGA
- a CDS encoding glycosyl transferase family protein gives MNEVRPLTLETPAEHPFAEFVRILGKGKRGARGLTREEARAAMTLLLEGKVEDTQLGAFLMLLRHKEESAEELAGFTEALRAHLQAPSIAVDLDWPTYAGKKRHLPWYLLAAKCLAGNGVRILMHGGGAHTAGRMYSEQLLDLLQIPLCRDWAAVGNALDQHQLAFFPLHDWAPQLQRMIDLRNTLGLRSPIHSLARVLNPLGARCGLQSIFHPGYQAVHREASRLLGDHAVVIKGDGGEIEVNPDVISHLYGTTAGEAWDEEWPALSERRHVKPGSLQAEHLCAFWRGEVEDSYGEKALIATMALALRGLGQDREQAFTTAQGYWDTRNRSI, from the coding sequence TTGAATGAAGTTCGTCCCCTTACCCTGGAGACCCCCGCCGAACACCCGTTCGCTGAATTCGTGCGCATTCTTGGCAAAGGCAAGCGCGGCGCGCGCGGCCTGACCCGCGAAGAAGCCCGCGCGGCGATGACCCTGCTGCTGGAAGGCAAGGTCGAAGACACCCAGCTGGGGGCCTTCCTCATGCTGCTGCGCCACAAGGAAGAAAGCGCCGAAGAGCTGGCCGGCTTCACCGAGGCCCTGCGCGCCCACCTGCAGGCACCGAGCATTGCGGTGGACCTGGACTGGCCCACCTACGCCGGCAAGAAGCGCCACCTGCCCTGGTACCTGCTGGCGGCCAAGTGCCTGGCCGGCAATGGCGTGCGCATCCTGATGCACGGCGGCGGCGCACACACTGCCGGGCGCATGTACAGCGAGCAACTGCTCGACCTGCTGCAAATCCCGCTATGCCGCGACTGGGCCGCCGTCGGCAACGCCCTCGACCAGCACCAATTGGCGTTCTTCCCGCTGCACGACTGGGCGCCGCAGTTGCAGCGCATGATCGACCTGCGCAACACCTTGGGCCTGCGCTCGCCCATTCATTCGCTGGCCCGGGTACTTAACCCGCTGGGCGCACGCTGTGGCCTGCAAAGCATTTTCCACCCTGGTTACCAGGCCGTGCACCGTGAGGCCAGCCGCCTGCTGGGCGACCATGCTGTGGTGATCAAGGGCGATGGCGGCGAGATCGAGGTCAACCCCGATGTCATCAGCCACCTCTACGGCACCACGGCGGGCGAAGCGTGGGACGAAGAGTGGCCAGCACTGAGCGAGCGCCGCCATGTCAAACCGGGCAGCCTGCAGGCCGAGCACCTGTGCGCGTTCTGGCGCGGTGAAGTGGAAGACAGTTATGGCGAAAAGGCCCTGATCGCGACCATGGCCCTGGCCCTGCGTGGCCTGGGGCAAGACCGCGAACAGGCATTCACGACAGCGCAGGGCTACTGGGATACGCGGAATAGATCGATTTAG
- a CDS encoding TusE/DsrC/DsvC family sulfur relay protein — MSTLNVGDQAIALDKDGFLVDLQDWSRAAAEALAEREGIPLTADHWEILELLRQFYQEYQLSPATRPLIKYAALKLGPEKGNSPHLNRLFNGTPAKLAAKLAGLPKPTNCI, encoded by the coding sequence ATGAGTACGCTCAACGTTGGCGATCAGGCGATCGCCCTGGACAAGGACGGTTTTTTGGTCGACCTGCAAGACTGGTCCCGCGCCGCCGCCGAGGCTTTGGCCGAGCGCGAGGGTATCCCATTGACGGCGGACCATTGGGAAATCCTCGAACTGCTGCGCCAGTTCTACCAGGAATACCAGCTGTCCCCGGCCACGCGCCCGCTGATCAAGTACGCGGCCCTGAAGCTGGGCCCGGAAAAGGGCAACAGCCCGCACCTGAACCGCCTGTTCAATGGCACCCCCGCCAAACTTGCCGCCAAGCTGGCGGGCCTGCCCAAGCCGACCAACTGCATATGA
- the tusB gene encoding sulfurtransferase complex subunit TusB produces the protein MTTLHVIAHSPFGDERLASCLRLLGTDDALLLCGDAVYALRSGSEPHRQLQAAGLAQRLFALDEDVQARAVDNDLAKAVDYAGFVELSLHYDKVNSWL, from the coding sequence ATGACAACCCTGCATGTAATTGCCCACTCCCCGTTTGGCGACGAGCGCCTGGCCAGCTGCCTGCGCCTGCTCGGCACCGACGACGCGTTGCTGCTATGCGGCGATGCGGTGTATGCCCTGCGCAGCGGCAGCGAGCCGCACCGCCAGCTGCAAGCTGCCGGCCTGGCCCAGCGCCTGTTCGCCCTGGACGAGGATGTGCAAGCCCGCGCGGTCGACAACGACTTGGCCAAGGCCGTGGACTACGCCGGGTTCGTCGAACTGTCGCTGCATTACGACAAGGTCAACAGCTGGCTATGA
- the tusC gene encoding sulfurtransferase complex subunit TusC, with protein sequence MAKSLLIISRQAPWNGPSAREALDIALAGGAFDLPLGMLFLDDGVFQLAPGQQPTAVQQKNLAANLQALPMFGVEELFACSHSLTRRGLAVDALALPVQVLDDAALAALIARFDQVVTL encoded by the coding sequence ATGGCCAAATCCTTGTTGATCATCAGCCGTCAGGCCCCCTGGAATGGCCCATCAGCCCGCGAAGCGCTGGACATCGCCCTGGCCGGCGGGGCCTTCGACCTGCCGCTGGGCATGCTGTTTCTCGACGACGGGGTGTTCCAGCTCGCTCCCGGCCAGCAACCCACCGCCGTGCAACAGAAGAACCTGGCCGCCAACCTGCAGGCGCTGCCGATGTTCGGTGTCGAGGAGCTGTTCGCCTGCAGCCACAGCCTCACCCGCCGCGGCCTGGCAGTCGATGCCCTGGCGCTGCCGGTGCAAGTGCTGGATGACGCGGCCCTTGCCGCGCTGATCGCCCGTTTCGACCAGGTGGTAACGCTCTGA